The genomic window tagtttttataatcagaagaaaaaaatagattgtaattgatacttttttttaaataaatttttgaagttgcattttggactcattttgaaaaattctaaaaaacgcgataactcaaaaatgtttcacttttgcattatgcatatgggggttaaaattatcgcaaatagtcacccctataaCCTCCTAACAGGAATACggcgaattaccaataaccctatatatatatattttcttgctaaTTCAACTTTTCGTTAAGTAATTAttctatgaatttattatttgtgcgtttttagttatttttcttaaaaaatattactcaaaaGTTAGCACCAATTActtgacttttttaattttgttttatactttctgATTAGGTATTTATTGAGTTACGACATTGGTCAAAACTCAATATAACACACTGAGTGTGACACTGACAAATAACAATGACGGTCGACATCTGTTtgacaatttcattattttaggtTGAAATTTTCAGATCTATACAAGAATCATATAATAGATTAGAGGTTTCGAGTCTTCGCATTATaggatataaataacaatattgtaatacatGCTATTTTTCAACTCTATTAGTCAGTAACCACGTCAGTCGGCCACCGGCCAGCAGTCAGTAGCTTGAATCTGTTCAGAGATGATACAAGTTTtccctaattattttaatataaaaaatggagATCccatataagaaaatatttatttatgttttgacCTTTGCGGCTTATGCTTACACTGGTATTGGTTCGAGTATGTTACGAAACTTAAAGGACGCAGTTTTGTCAGCTGAGTCTGTATTTGGGGATGTATTTAAGAACGTTATAACTGTTGCTGAAAAGTTTAAGTCGTTACATGAAGTCTTCGACGCTGCCGTTGAAGAGGACTGCATTTTTTTTTGCCCCGAAGGTTCTAACATCATGATTAATTCAacttaatattagataaaataaagaaatacgttTTCAGTTTAACTGATTTTCCTTTTTTAGGACAAAAGCCTGTTcgaaataaaaaccatattcCGAAGTCTGATGGCTGTGGTTCGCTCGGGTTCGAGATATCATCGGATTATTTACCATTGGAACAGATGACGAAATGTTGTGATGCACACGATATATGTTATGACACTTGTAATAGTGGAAAAGAAGTTTGTGATTTAGAGTTTAAGAAGTGCCTGTATAATTACTgtgatacatataaaaatgttaatgtcgCGGGGAATGCGATTACAAAAGgtattaatttctaatattaatttactatgtctgtcttaatttaattatatatataaaaaatattctttgaagccattaaaagaaaatataagttGTTTGATTGTAATAGTTTTTTACAGATTCTTATTAAGCTAAGTTTTCTAAATAAATCATATCAATTATTCATAATGAGTTATACATTAGTTAATAGATAGAGTAACTGTAGTGgaaaaagttaaagttaacTTGAAGGATTCTATTTGCCTTAAATAACAGAACTGTCTTGAAATTAGTTTATCCACatatttattcgtataaaaatgttcattcatctcaatatatattttttcattgcaGGTTGTAAAGGTGCAGCCAAACTTTTGTTTACGGGAACCTTAACACTTGGCTGCAAATCATATTTAGATGCACAAACAAATGCATGTTACTGTCcatctgtaaaaaataagtataaaaaatatgccacTGGTAAAGATGAATTTTAACTGCAAGGGCATCAGTACATCAGTACCTTCTCATCAtcctattattttattcaacttcaAAAGAAGCAGTCTTGTTTTGTAGTTTgctttatttaagatatttattatgaatacgataaaaaggatattttgtgtaattgtttttatcatTGTCTTGATAAAATGTAGCAATTCTatcaaatgttaattatatttttgtatatctaaaagaatgtcaaaaataaaaataaaataatatatattatgttttattttagcaataatattactttttaaatgttgcCTACCtctgtaatgtaaaataatttatttgctagATATAGAATATAGGCCTTTAAAAGTGTGAAATGCTACATGCATGTATAATCCATTTCATTCA from Vanessa tameamea isolate UH-Manoa-2023 chromosome 17, ilVanTame1 primary haplotype, whole genome shotgun sequence includes these protein-coding regions:
- the LOC113400248 gene encoding group XIIA secretory phospholipase A2 codes for the protein MEIPYKKIFIYVLTFAAYAYTGIGSSMLRNLKDAVLSAESVFGDVFKNVITVAEKFKSLHEVFDAAVEEDCIFFCPEGQKPVRNKNHIPKSDGCGSLGFEISSDYLPLEQMTKCCDAHDICYDTCNSGKEVCDLEFKKCLYNYCDTYKNVNVAGNAITKGCKGAAKLLFTGTLTLGCKSYLDAQTNACYCPSVKNKYKKYATGKDEF